CAAAATCCGACGAATCTTCTGGCGAATACCCTATTCCGTTCCTCGCGGGAGGATCAACGAAAAAGTTCATTCTCTCAGCGAATTTCTCCGTAgtcgttttcgtttcgtttcgattctTTGAACAGCTTCTGCCGACGTTTCTTTCGAGGAACCGTTTTTCCGCAGCAAGCGTAGCGGAATCGACTATTTTGGTCAGACGTCGTCGCATTCCGACTGATCTTTCAGCGTGGCCAATCGGCTGCAACTCGCGCCCGCTAAAAAAAGAGCATTCCGATATTTGCCTGGTAAACGAAGAACGGGATGAACGGTTCTGCTAAGTGGCTTGCGTAACATTGGCCAgggaaaaagtaaattttaaatgtttcaggGTCGGTCTGAAATTAGACGTGGGAATCCGGCCGTACAACCCCGTCGAAGCTCGCACGTGCGCGTCGCTTTCGAAAAAATAAATCGACTATCATCGTCTACGAAGATCAAAAGATGAGTTGTAAACAGAATTGATCGAGATGTAATCCTGCGACAATAATAGCTTAGCGATTCTCAAACAATTAAGGGATCGATCGTAAGAAGCTCGGTTCCCACGAGCGGGaagtttaaatttcattttaccatCCAAGAAATCGAACGGAACCTCAGCAAACTTTTTTAATTCAATGGGAAATTTACTTTcttatcttcattttcttcgcTCAAGTTTTTCTCGGTGAAAAGTTTCGGCTGTTCTATGTTAGTCATAAAGCCTGCATCGGAAAAGCTACGTCTTTGTCGAgttattcttcttattaatcGGTCCGTAAAAGTTTCAATTGACTTAACGTCAGCGTGTAATAATAGCAAATGTAACGAACATTCTTGCGACGAATACACAGACGGTGACGATTTGTTGCTTTCgtcgtaattaaataataatattgaaattatggcACGCAGACGCGTTTTTTCGCGCAAATCTTAATTAGCGAAACTTGTAATTCTCACGTGTCTTGGTCACGTTACAGTCAGTGATTTCGTACGCCGATTCGGTCACATGATCACTCTTGGTTATGCATACGCACTGCCGAGTAAATATGCGTGAACTCGATAAGAAAGGTCGCGGCCGCGTGGAAGTTCATCTTCGACCGACAAAAAGCACAGTACTACCGCGTTTTTGAGCGAAGTGTAGCTCGACGCTCTGTGGTGTCCAAATCGGGCCTGCCGAACACGGTGACAGCAACAAGAACGGAATAATCTCTGTTGCCAAAGTGAATGTAAATCAAGTGCATCACATTTTACACGCGAATTTCAAATCGATTCTGGAAATTTAGTGTTGGACGCTTGTTTAACGTGCCTGTTCGCAAGTAACACATTTTATCGGAAATTAAGAGAAGCACTTTTACAAACAACTTCATTCAACCGAATTCGTTTATTCTATCTTTCGAGTGAGccacatataaaacaattactCCACAAGTTTTACGCACCTTGCATACTTTCACTGTTCCTTTTAGCGACTCGAAACTCTCTACTTAATGAAATCTCTAGTctcataattatttatgaacCACTGCTATATAATTAGTATTACCACTGCAAAGCGTTCTCAattgtaaaatacttttgttctTCGCCACTCTAACGATCACAGACGTAAACACTTAATCGCAGGGTCGATTTATCGTAAAACGAAGCTTCCGTCATCAATTCGAATAGAGGAATAATAGAACCGACGCGTAGTCTCCAATCGGTCTCGCGGAAAGCGAAGAAAGAGGTCGAAAAATCTCGGATTTCCCGATCGAGGCCGCGAGCGTAGCTGCGTAAACGTCATTGTTCTTAACTAGGAGCTTCACTTTCCGGCCGATGCATTCGCGGGTCATTGTCGGGCTGCACTAGATCCTCCACCTTTCGAGCAGCTCGGCTGACAGCCGTGGATCGCGTCGCTCTTTCCAAGTGATCAAAGTCGAATCAACTGTTTGCTTCTCAAGATGGATCCGAGTCGTCTTCGTCCGGCGAACACGCGCGATGTGTCTCCTTGAAATGGAATGTGATCGAGGATTGTGTATCAGTGCGATCGTGGGATGAATATTAGTGAAATGACCGATTAGTGGGGAGGACAGTGTCAGTGAGCCGAGAATGGTGAGCATGAGTCCATCCGTGAGGACCGCCACCCTGGGGAATCGGGGGAGGAACACCTTCCGCGGTGTGCCCAAAGCGGAAATCGAGCGGAGAATGAACACTTTGCTCCAGGCTATGACGGTGAGTCGATTGCACGCCGGTTGACAATGGAAAATTTCTTTTGGGTTCATATAAATGCGTATTAACATACCGCAACCCCATTTCACGCGGTTCGGGAAATCATGGAAAGGATTGTTCTGCATTCACGtatgtaaattgaataatttgggATTCATTCGATTTGAATACAGTGGGATCTTGATTGACAAAGTCACTGTTGAATAGAGAATTAAGGTGTAGATTGTTCGGAGTCTCTGTTAAATTGGAACTCAGCAATTTGAATTCTTGGATTGtacatttcttatttcattacttATCGAGATTCTACCGTAGTTCTGTTAAGGAGACAAGGAACGTTTAACATGTAAAacaattagtaattattatcaGGGGGCATTTCGTTATTGCGACGATAATGTAGTACACAATGGCAGTTTGTAAACACGTGTCTGCTGGGAGTACTTTCttcagatttatgcggcaggggtCAACGGTACTATCGTTACTTAACGAGACATGCGGTATCTCCCGTTTTATCGTCTATTGTTTCAGTAAAAAACCATTAGTAATCGGGATAGTCACTCGAGGATCTACGCTTGGTAATCGTACAGCATCGTTTTGTCTGTAATTATTTGCTTGCTCGCGATACAGCGTTGACGGGTCGGCAACGGAACTTTGAACCGTGAATACTCTACCTCGAGTGTTTTCACGAATGCCTCACGACTGAAATCTCTGCGCGCGCGTCCCGACTGTATGTGGAGTATCAGCGCGTTATGAGTAGCAGATGCTACAATTATAAATGACGCAAACGAATTGCGCTCTGTTTATTAACAATCTTATTTCCGATTATCACTGGGCTGGGAATAAACGGATAACCCGTCGATGAAAATGCTTGAAGGACGACTTTCTTAAAACAgattaaattgaattgtttttaaGCCGTTCAGACTTGCTGCCCATAGTGGTgtacgattaaaaaaatatttcttacgatATTGATTAAACTTCGAGTACAAGAAGGTTAATTTATAcgattattttcaaagaatttgaTGAAAATGTGTTTCTATTAGCTGTTCTTACCGCAttctaatgttttattagtCACGAGTTCTAATTAGGGTTACACTATCCGTAGATCGAGGAGCTTTATGCAGCTCTAGTCTACATGACCCAACACCAAATCGGCTACGACGTTTCCAGTGAGTGTGGGCAAGAGACTTTGTTGAATCATCTCCAAAATGCGTTCAAAGTCGACAACGAAACGCACGAGAAGGTTTTAGAGACGACGAAGAACATGGAGGTGGGAGTTTCTTCAGGGTACACAGAAAAGAGccataaacaataataaattactgaCTTACTGATTAATCTGCACAGCCACCGGAATTGCACTTGAACGTCGAAGTGATTGAAGCCAAAGAATTAGTGTCGAAAGACGCGAATGGCAAGAGCGACCCCTTCTGCGCCCTTTACCTCGAATCAGCACCGACCAGAAGATACAACACTGCCGTGAAAACGTCCACGCTTAGTCCCGTGTGGGAGGAGCACTTCGAACTGTGAGTCGAACGCAAAACTTTTGTGtcataaatttgaattattcttttacaatttctctGTTTATTGCAGACCATTGGAGGATCCAGAAAACGACATACTCTTCCTCGAAGTCTGGTAAGTAGAGgtagagatattttatttttgttcaataCGTTGTCAacaatactttttatattaCAGGGACTTCGACGCAGCTGAAACAGTGCCTGAGAAGATGAGCAAAGTGAGAGACGTGAAAGGTGTTCGAGGATTGGTGAAACTAGCCAAGGAAATTGCGGTTACCGCAACCACAGGAAGTCATGACAATGAATTCATCGGGCGTTGTCGAATACCGTTAAAGGTATTGACTATTACTCGCAAGATAATTATTACACCATAGATATCTTACGTTACAATACGATCTATCAAAGTAAATACACTTTTCTGGgtcatacaatattttcatgtgCAATGTATATAATTGCATTGGCTAATTCGTCCCTCATTCCAGGACATACCAACCACAGGACACACGATGTGGTACTCGTTAGAAAAGAAGAACAAATCGAAACGCCGAGGGGTGGTGAAGCTGAGGTTAGCTTTCAGCACGGAGCACAACAACCAAGTGGCAGCGCAGGAACACAGACACCTGATCAGGGTGTTATTGCTGCACGAAATAGAGACCGAAAAGATAGAGAAATATTGTTGGTGCGGTCGTTGGTCTTCGCCAGCAGAGGTTCTGCTTTTGCAGCACAGCGCGCAGCGTGGATTATTAGCCAGGAACGTCTCCTTAGCGCAGTGGATCGAGTACGCGAGGATTCACCAGGAGCATCCCCTAAACTTCACCGTGTTCAGCAGACTAGTGATAGATCTCTTGAGGCCTATGGAAAACGGTCTTTACTCTGTGGACGAGACTAGACTCTTCTGGGATGCCACtaagaaaattttgtattcGTGCCTGAACAGTTTGAGGAAGATCAGGAGGCTAACACCTGGCGAAAAGAACACTGTGACGCAGCTGTCTGCCATTTTAGGGTACTTACAGATCTGTGATGAATGTTGGATTTTCTAGCACAATATCATTAGGGACTAATGAATCTTATTTCTTCGTCCAGGATTCTATCGTCCATATCATATCTCAAAGTTCCTGAAGATGTAAATCTGTTTCCTGCCAAAATGTACCCGTGGTTCCCGGACCCGGACGAGAAGCTCAGCGTTCTCCAAGCTTTGGAATACACTATCGAGCAGGGTGGCTCCGAGTGGTATGGGAACAGACCATCGATGAATCATTTCTCAGTTTTCCTCGAGAAATATTGCTGAGTGTTTAATATTTCAGGTTCGATCACATACTGAACAACAACTCCCCGGAAAGCGATTCCGACGAAGACGCGCTTAAATACCACATCAAGGTGATCCAATTGGTTAGAGCGGATCTACAGAGTGCTATCGACAACTACGACAAACTGTTCATCAAGTAGGGACCTTTGAAGGCAATTCGAAATTTGATATCATGGACTGTGCTGATCGAACTACTTGAATTTCAGGCGAATCAATTTCCCATACGCCAGGGCACTCTACGTAATGTACGAGAAGAGGATCAGCGACATGTGCATGATCATCACTGAAGATGTTTGCGGTAGATTAAAGAGGATCGAGATTAGCAATTCTGACGTTGAACTCAGCTTGGGCACAACGCTGTTCGAACTCTACCTCTCGTTGCAGAGATACGCTATGTAAGGTTTAATTCCTTTTATTGTGATGTTCCAATTAATCTTAGACAAATTGAAGCTGAtcgaataatgtaattttaatagtgagattgcttaattaatattccaATTATAGGCTTGGTCAAGTGCTTTGCGCAGAAGGACAACTCGAGGACATGAAGGTGCAGTCTTACTACGATTGGTTCAGAGCTGGCGTCGGCCATTGGCTAGACATAGCCGTGTACAAGGCACTGACACGGATTGATAGAGCAGTCGAATTCGATCCACTGCAGGCCGTCGATAACACCGTTCAATATAGCTCGAGTGCAGTGGatacattaacaatattttaccaAATCAAAGTGTTTTGGACGCAGCTGGCCTGGCCCGACGTAGAAGGTTCCTACACTTTTATAGGCAAGATTATCGACGTGAGTCATTAATAGCTGCTTCTATCAAGCCTTTAGTTGTTCCAAATTTAACTTTGATAAATCGTAGAAATAGTTCAGTCTCCTTCGAGTCTCCCTGGATAGAAATGATTACTACCATTTATTCAAGGGTCtctgaaaatcattttgaaaacaTATGGCACAATTTTTCAGGATATCTGCAAATGTTCAATGGCCTACGCGGATAAAATGGCGAAAAAAGCAGAACTGACCACAGAATTGGAGCAGCTATCCGAAAGCAGTGTGTACGAGAAGAAATTCTTTGTCTCCACTGCTTGGTGCTTCGCCATAAACAATATTGACTACATCAGAACGTCGATTGGACCTCTAGCCAACGACTTAGGACTACAAAGTATAATAGACGCTTTGGCAGAAAAAAAGACGCAAAAAGAGGCACAACGTTGTATGCAGACTCTTCAGTTGATCATTGACAATGCGACCGATACAGTTGGGAACAAGATAATTGAACTGTTACAGGTTGTTGCAAGCAAAATGGCGCCTGCTATGAGCAGGTAATGGTTCCttatacatttacaaatatcaGAATTTTTACTTTCTATCGTCAAAGCGATACCTTGATGTTTTGATTCGAATCCAGGTACCTCATGGAGGGCGCAGAGTTAATAGACACAACCAGCAACGCCATGGATCGTCTTTTACAATACCTGGACAATAATTTATCAACATTGCACGACAATCTCAATGAAGATAACTTCCAGAGAGTCTTGTTCGTCATTTGGGAGATCATGTCTGAAACATTATACCAACTAGTGAATAGTAATTTAGAGGTACTCAGAGTAATAAATTTAGCCTTTACTTTTAAAAAGAGTACAAGGTACATCTTCGGAAATTTTACAGAAAAGGAGGCCACCGTCTTTTTATTCGAATCTCCATCGCACTCTACACACTCTCGTTCGATTCTTCAACATCGGAGCCGATGAAACCTCAAACGTGCAAGTTTTAGAGAAGATCGAGCATCTCCTTGAATTACACGGACTCGAAACATCCGCGTTGATACATCGATATCATCAGGAACGTATCAAGGAGCAAAACGAACTAGAGGAGTCCGACTACGGACAGATCACAGTCAAAGCGCAATTCGTCGACAACTTGTTGAACATTCAGATCCTCAACGCCAGGAAACTGAGACCGGTTGATAGCAACGGTAAGCATAAGAAAAATTTAACTTCCAACGAACAACTTTGGTTCGAAGATAGCGTTGCACGATAATCCCAGTAAACTGAtcgatacaataaaattttcattcgacgaaTACTCGagtttgtataaaaattcacgATCGATCAGTTTATAGGATCACACTGTGCATTACGTTAGAAGTTAAAAGGGAATGTAAAATATCTCCGTTGGAACGAACGGTTGATTTGAATTTCAGTTTCGTCGCCCGTTTCTTCACGAAGTTGTTTTCAGTACCCTTTTTTCATTAGCCTGCGACGGGAATGAGCGAATAACATTCGCGACGATGGAGAATGACATTTTCTTTCGATTTTGTAGGCGATTTTATAGGCAAGGTGTCTACTCTCAAGCGCAAGTTTCATACGGTATCTAAACAAAGACTGAAAGAATGGAAGACAAGTATGTAATAGTGGATCCAAAGAACACGTTCTTCCTCATCTCTGTTCGAAAATAGAGTTCTCTCATTCAATTGCCTGCCCTCGAATTAGAAACTTCAAAAATTGCATGACCAGtatgttttgtttttttcttttttctcttctgtTTCTGCCATCTGTTTCGTAACATCATAGCTAGCCGCAACAGTTCGTTTTTAGTTACACGATGATTTGTCTGTCTTGTAAAATGTGGGACTTGTCATCACTGATGCAAACCTCTATAAGGTTCCTCGATTCGTTAGAGAGATCATAAAGAGTAGACCGATGAACTTTTTTTTTCTACGCGAGTACCTTTTTCTGTCTTTTTTCTTTCGCCTATTTAGAAGATCAAATGTTCGAAGTGTGGAACCTCGTAGATAGGAGACCCAGACAGCAATGATAGTCACCTTCACCGTGCATGAGTCCACATTGGGGTCCTCGAGTGTTTCAACGGAACATTTTGAGATCATTGTTTCCTCTATATTACAGGTAGTTGCGATTCGTACGTAAAAGTTAGGTTGCTGCCCGAAGAGAAGTTTTCCGACTTGAAGCTACCGAAGACGCACGTGCAAAAAGAGAACTTATTTCCCCTTTTCGATGAAATCTTCAACATGTGAGTAATATGTGACATTTTCCTCTAGACGCATGGCACTGTTAACATTTCAGTGTTATAAATTTTGAACATTCTTTCAGTCCTCTGTCCATGGAACAAAGAAACACCGAAAACGCAATAATTGCTTTCGAATTGAAAGACAAAGACTTCCTGAGGTCTAGATTCCTAGCTGAAGCCTTTCTGCCATTCAGCGAGATCACTGAGACAGGGCCAGATCGAGGAATGGAAGCGCTCAATCAAATACATCTGAAGCTCTCGCGTCCGACGAAAAGAAGTACGTTTCGATTCGCTCATGGTTCTGTTAATTAACGAATTATACGACGCTAATTGATTCTGCGTTTTGTGCGTAGGTACGGATGTAATTCAGGCGCTAGAGCACAGAAAGGGGGACAATCAAGCGATGGACTTTCTGTCGAAACTCAATTCAAAGGCTGAAAGAAAGTAATACAACGAAACAAGAACGAAGATGGGTGCTACAatcataagaataataatatttcaaatgtacatTGCAAGCTGTACTCGTCGTTTCaactattcgaataattttaaattaatggcTACCTGAAATTGTTTGGCAAAGAGGAGATTAGATTATTTATCTGTTCTTCAATGCATTTCGTTGAACCTCTTTCGAGTCTGCGAGAACACTCAAAGTTACGAATATTCGAGTCTAATTTAATCGTTGAATTGAATTTAGTCGttgaattaattttgtattgtagTAACATGTTGTCTTCTTTATCCACGTAAAGACCATGTCCCGTTACGCTTGTATAAAAGTTgaggaaaatgttgaaaaaaaatgttgttGAATAATAGACGTATTTTTATAAAGGTTTTACGAATACGCTGTTTATAAGTGGCTACAACCATTGCTAGGCTGTGCATCACTTCGAATATCTCACATTTCGTCGTCGAAAGCAATATCGAATGTCGCATTTTAAGACTACAAACCGAACTGTAAGGCTGAGTAAGTGCTACTTACGGGCAACATAGATGCATATGGTATTTTTATGTTACACGCGGTTGCCAAGAATATTGCATTCGATGTACTGTTGAATCTCGTCAAGAAAACACGTTGAAACATGTCATAGTTATAACGCGGGTGCACCCAGAATTGCAGCACGTCGAACACGTATTCGTAATATGCGAAGCATAATTAATGAAGACATAAACAGGTTTTTATTTACTGTCAATACATTGTTTCATTTACTGAGCGATAGATAAAACTGATCGTGTTCGactgctgttattagagattttCAAAAGTACTCTGTACATAGTACACGTTTTGTAATACATTGATGGGTATTTTTATGAGATCTTGAAAGGAAACGTTTTAGAAGAGAGAAGTACGGAAATAGTTGttattctattttcaatatttgtacGTGAAAAACTCGTCGTTTCGAATATACTTatactgcaataaataaattattgaaaactttTAGTGCGTTGAAATTCTTTCCATGGTTCCATTATATTCCTAGGATATTAGGACAATGATTTTGCACTTTCAGAttaaccttcagcagatgaagctgaattacttatcaattgcttaattaatataaaaagaggaaactacgtactgatatcttgctgttcgagtaatcaaatcattcgtccacgacttagttttttaaatacgaaACATTCATCTCGCCGAACTGTatacattcgtccgcaaagggttaaccctttgcactcggaaggtgactctcagtcaccatttaatttcctacagtgaagctataaagtttggtatttaatattatacttcatataatgcatcaatctgagaaatattgacgtaaaacagctttgtccgtcaattcacgtgaatttcatcagaaaatgctgaaatatttctagtaaaaaacttcggagtgcaaagggttaatagtcagCAGTAGAGTGATCGGTAAGTTGGTCTGTAAAGTAGTAATTAAAATGGTCCGTAGAATGATCAGTAGTGGCTAAGGGTAGGAATAGAAAGAGAACTTTAATAGCCAAATacgttttgaaaaattcaggAAGATCCAACAAGATCCAGAAAGATCCAGGAGATCTCACGACTCTCCAGTACAGAACCAGTGAGAAGAGAGCTCCGCACCCGGCGGAGATACTCGACGGACTGTGATGTACGCTTGTTTGAAACCGGCCGCTGCTTGGTAACGCTCCCCACTCTCAGTCATTATCGTCAGTCTACGTCACGGTTCCCACCTACACGGCAGTTCCCTTTCTACGCTGTTATTCAGGATATTGCCCCTGTTTGCTGTGGGTCTCTGATGTTCGCCGACTTTCGCGATAGTTCAGTATCGTTCGCCGTTGCTCGGTACCGTTCGCCAATGTTCCCGGCTCTTCGCGTTGCACCACTATGCTGGAGAACGGTTCTCACTACAATATGATAATATTGAATCTAATATGCAATTACTTTTTCCTTGGATGTTGTTAGATATTCTCTATACTATTTTCTCATGcaagttattattaaatatagttaTTGAAAGTTGAGGTATTGAGAACCTTTTAAAACATGTTTGTATTTATAgtatgaatgtttgaagaaattgatacATGAAATCCAGTAAGGATACACACCAACGATGACCGTAATGACACCGCAGATGTTGAGAGGCAAAATTTTGGTTTCTATTAAAAGAGTTCAAACGGTCGTTACCACGTCTGGTGAACGTACTACTCCACAAATATTATCGTAGATAAATTTGTTAATCTTTCTTTCCATCTCTACCCAAAAGTCCGCCCCACTGACATGATCTTGTAGTAACTAATGACTGATCAACAAAGAATCAGGAAAATTTAGAACCATTGCTCACTTCGTCACTTCGCTTTCGACAGTCGATCGAACAACACTCTCTTAAACGTTATTAGAATCAGTCTCACGAGTAAGTTCCAAACAGACCTGAATCTcagtttaacaattattttttaaagtaaattaaattatgtcATATTACCAACAAGTTAtagaatgtaaaattatttattttatgtttataactTATTGCAAGGGATTGTGTTGGAATTTGttactattattgatatttatggCAGCGAAGGTTAGTGATAGTCAGCGATGGTTATTAGTTTTCAACAGTAGTTAACAGGAGACCGCTTTTCCAGGACCGCTGGTTTAATGTAAAGGGAACGTTACACCTGTTGCGCCTGTTATACCTGTTGAACTACTTACTCCTCACCGTACGTCATCGTTCGCTATCGTTCGGCTTTAGTTAGTGCTGCTAACATTGTTCCCTGTCataagatattaaaaatttatttactgatGATATTTGtcatttctgaatttttaatagttATGACACACGAAACAATTGATTTTCGTTAAAATAAGTCGATGACGATCTTTGTAGTGATAGTAgcaacaaatatttaaactgtaaataatttaaacctTTATTCGTTGCAAAAAACACGTAATAGATTGTAGAATGATATGTATGCATTCTATTACTTCAGTTCAAATTTCCGCGGGGGCCATGCAACTGCGGCCAGTTAGCAACCGAAATTCGACCAATCAGAGGCCATCCCCCTCCACTTTCTAAGGTTCAGTGCGCGGCTAGACGCAACTAGTGTCAGTCCCTTGGATGTCTTGAAGAGGCTGGACGTGTTTAGAGGTACGTCCTTACCACCCTCCACTTTTTTGCAACGTTGttatttccattaattattcattccgtgtttaacatatttaaattcattttttcttggtttttttaatttttcttccatatttttctaattatattaggTTTTCGTAAGTGTAACTCTAAAAATGCCGGTTATTACTTTTTGCGGTAGTTCTCCCTCCCcgatttgttttaatttaaaattttgccaAATTTTAACATTGATTTCCCTGTTAATAGTTAAATATTCCCCTAAATTTCACTTTACGATAGTTTTTAGTTCAACATCCGCATTATaactgaattaatttaaattatgttgTATTTTCTGTTACAGAATCCGATTGAAACAAGATAGAAAAACCGTTACAAAACAACGCCACGATGTTTGCCGCTTCGAACAAGACTCAACAACTAACATTCAAGGGAAACTTGACGAGGCTTCAGAATTATGGACGCTGGGTgagatttctttatttatttataattatatttttacgacatttttttataagcatgttgaattatttcattttctgtgcCGAAATTGAAAGAGTATTAACGACATTCGAATATCTTGGTTCTCATTAaagtaataattgttaatactaGCATTTTTAAAGATTCAACAATTTCAATAGCACTTTTTTCAGCTATTAAAACTAAAGGCATTTCATTTTTTCGTATctcaattgaataatttcattttctctgctGAAATCGAAAGAGTAGAAACGACAATCAAATATCTTCGTTTTCGTTAaagttataattgttaataCTAGCATTTGTAAAGATTCAACAATTTCAATAGTAActctttcatattttaaaataaaaccatTTCATTTTTTCGTATCTCAGTTGtgacattattttcaatttaataattttaacctgTCTATCTTTGttgcaatttcaattatatttccatGTAACTTCAAATGCACGTTTTATTCCATAGATTCTTGtccacgaataaata
This is a stretch of genomic DNA from Nomia melanderi isolate GNS246 chromosome 1, iyNomMela1, whole genome shotgun sequence. It encodes these proteins:
- the stac gene encoding C2 and C2B_Munc13-like domain-containing protein staccato isoform X1, whose protein sequence is MLGWVLFKRKNVYHTKTAFDAKEDTLMRTIPKVICVGIRPIEGRKMAHFATLDEKHPYFAIAAARMSQKPETKEVTVARFYWKFAAFNFIHKRIQETDGGFFENLGTLLAEKVRAQEQLEGPLPKKKDETQEEEEEEDKLSEEGSIEEPVDALLDTDSDRDENEHATNFLAESMGWNIEELYAALVYMTQHQIGYDVSSECGQETLLNHLQNAFKVDNETHEKVLETTKNMEPPELHLNVEVIEAKELVSKDANGKSDPFCALYLESAPTRRYNTAVKTSTLSPVWEEHFELPLEDPENDILFLEVWDFDAAETVPEKMSKVRDVKGVRGLVKLAKEIAVTATTGSHDNEFIGRCRIPLKDIPTTGHTMWYSLEKKNKSKRRGVVKLRLAFSTEHNNQVAAQEHRHLIRVLLLHEIETEKIEKYCWCGRWSSPAEVLLLQHSAQRGLLARNVSLAQWIEYARIHQEHPLNFTVFSRLVIDLLRPMENGLYSVDETRLFWDATKKILYSCLNSLRKIRRLTPGEKNTVTQLSAILGILSSISYLKVPEDVNLFPAKMYPWFPDPDEKLSVLQALEYTIEQGGSEWFDHILNNNSPESDSDEDALKYHIKVIQLVRADLQSAIDNYDKLFIKRINFPYARALYVMYEKRISDMCMIITEDVCGRLKRIEISNSDVELSLGTTLFELYLSLQRYAMLGQVLCAEGQLEDMKVQSYYDWFRAGVGHWLDIAVYKALTRIDRAVEFDPLQAVDNTVQYSSSAVDTLTIFYQIKVFWTQLAWPDVEGSYTFIGKIIDDICKCSMAYADKMAKKAELTTELEQLSESSVYEKKFFVSTAWCFAINNIDYIRTSIGPLANDLGLQSIIDALAEKKTQKEAQRCMQTLQLIIDNATDTVGNKIIELLQVVASKMAPAMSRYLMEGAELIDTTSNAMDRLLQYLDNNLSTLHDNLNEDNFQRVLFVIWEIMSETLYQLVNSNLEKRRPPSFYSNLHRTLHTLVRFFNIGADETSNVQVLEKIEHLLELHGLETSALIHRYHQERIKEQNELEESDYGQITVKAQFVDNLLNIQILNARKLRPVDSNGDFIGKVSTLKRKFHTVSKQRLKEWKTSSCDSYVKVRLLPEEKFSDLKLPKTHVQKENLFPLFDEIFNIPLSMEQRNTENAIIAFELKDKDFLRSRFLAEAFLPFSEITETGPDRGMEALNQIHLKLSRPTKRSTDVIQALEHRKGDNQAMDFLSKLNSKAERK